The following are encoded in a window of Microvirga ossetica genomic DNA:
- the repC gene encoding plasmid replication protein RepC, whose translation MQLASSGGRRLRHAALAARRLVLETEHTVTRKELSAAARDAEKALRLSATQRIVLGQLVACWGEQTADRLLVWPSNARLVATTGLSERAIRNAIRAMIDLQLVIPKDSPNGKRYAIRNEAGEVIDAFGFDLTPVYARRKEWAESLAEQKRLKDTLKRRFDEITICRRATEEALSALAQHYPDIDRSDLEYRLETVKARSPKRSGSSLPDGLIDAWREARHLAEEAFYKAGCDGTKCRHIEAENGFPSETCDNALRAPTHDVSAPSCSPQIAPGLVAEACPVISYYGHPIRDAADVVSAGRYLRASLGAHPSTWDEAVRTIGDFSAAAAVIYVLQLYDDDVTSGRNRIRNAGGYYRSVVRMIGRGEIDLQADLLAMRRRKLV comes from the coding sequence ATGCAACTCGCATCGTCAGGAGGCCGGCGGCTGAGACATGCCGCTCTGGCCGCGAGAAGACTCGTGCTCGAAACCGAGCACACTGTGACGCGCAAGGAACTCTCGGCCGCAGCTCGGGACGCTGAAAAGGCGCTCCGGCTCAGCGCCACCCAGCGCATCGTGTTGGGTCAGCTGGTGGCATGCTGGGGTGAGCAAACGGCAGACCGGCTCCTAGTGTGGCCATCCAACGCCCGTCTAGTGGCGACCACCGGGCTGTCCGAGCGCGCGATCCGCAACGCCATCCGCGCCATGATCGACCTGCAGCTCGTGATCCCGAAGGACTCGCCGAACGGCAAGCGATACGCCATCCGCAATGAAGCCGGTGAAGTCATTGACGCGTTCGGCTTCGACCTGACGCCGGTCTATGCCAGACGCAAAGAATGGGCGGAGAGCCTTGCAGAGCAGAAGCGGCTCAAGGACACTCTCAAACGGCGGTTCGACGAGATCACAATTTGCCGCCGAGCAACGGAAGAGGCCTTGAGCGCCCTTGCCCAACACTACCCCGACATTGACCGCTCGGATCTGGAGTACCGTTTGGAAACCGTGAAAGCGAGATCCCCCAAACGATCCGGATCGTCTCTTCCTGACGGCCTGATCGACGCTTGGAGGGAGGCAAGACACCTTGCTGAGGAAGCCTTCTACAAGGCAGGCTGTGACGGCACAAAATGCCGGCACATTGAAGCAGAGAACGGGTTTCCTAGTGAAACTTGTGACAATGCTCTTCGCGCGCCTACCCATGACGTAAGCGCTCCATCGTGTTCTCCGCAGATCGCACCGGGATTGGTGGCCGAGGCTTGTCCCGTGATCTCCTACTATGGGCATCCGATCAGAGATGCTGCCGATGTTGTTTCGGCTGGCCGCTACTTGCGAGCTTCGTTAGGAGCCCATCCCAGCACATGGGATGAGGCTGTCCGGACCATTGGTGATTTTTCAGCGGCAGCCGCTGTCATCTACGTCCTACAACTCTATGACGATGATGTTACGAGCGGACGAAACCGCATCCGAAATGCCGGTGGATACTACCGGTCGGTTGTGCGGATGATCGGGAGAGGAGAAATCGATCTTCAGGCGGACCTCTTGGCGATGCGGAGACGAAAGCTCGTGTAA
- a CDS encoding AAA domain-containing protein, producing MMSAPDTVAPAAERLHNLLGYVEQVVRLDERPALRLSEHRLPTGQTFVLHQHELHAMPGVRHDLVDEDGPVWLAVERLRRSDPPAPPEQAADWLEISPDPEREPKLRDYMLRTVTETERDDLLASGAVRPEDVAEAIKKDETIPRWDVRLRLEDRPDVRTAAETWITEQWLPWSVAERPVRRSLALYQKLFEVTQLAELGGGDKSFELVWGMGLSRWLRDGNEVDLPLVERLVEIEIDDLAGGEIKVRPRAATASVNMRPFEELGVEGASLALDASRRAIAAVDADEGVSPYRRDGFEPVLRACQARLDAEGVYLPDRQALAPDQPMPAANEHLTVSDRWVLFARRRSDSFILADLENLKKSVEKAAEEGSLPGPAQTLVMGPSTAQPNDIWAPLGNRVGETVGGTAEAAPQTEATDLFFPKPFNDDQIEIVRRLEGTDGIVVQGPPGTGKTHTISNIICHYMATGRRVLVVSHGEPALAVLRSQLPEGVRDLAISITATEREGFKQLETAVRLLQSVVESIRPSEQSRLIRDLEASVVGLRTRLEEVDKEIERFALLQLAPTAADERPAELAKRIVSSAEQYRWFEDRPEQSAQDAGLSDDEISALRAARVALGSRLEHLDAVLPSVEDLPDGEVIARLHEDLVRSERFAEAAARDGSLTIRIGSAGATGQALRGAEALETLQRVQTLAKANPWLEPVAQHAIAGERGAGALELLLQFAEDAKPIVEERKRYLAQPVELPDTFELAAVEATTLIGRLANGEEVFGFFAFREKALRPVVQAIKVQGRTPAAREDWDHIRQYLIWREQVTSLSVRWRALAEEIGAPSAGSAREIEQLVGLLNAILVEGAGAMRALEEVFSQVVPGASSPRELWHDPARMEHAEAALRNAAASARLAAARVEVSRLEGLFSDASGKIGKLARDLLGEAIGRSDIETQNVARLWGVLRRQIDDLNQHKNHLALVRTVTGRIREAGAPLWSRRLATEPVEGETDTLIPVDWREAWDWAAASAYLARIDDRYRLRSLAEERVRLDAEIRKTFERVVRERTFYELGRSMSGPVRSALMMFATALRKTGKGTGKGAVRHRRDARSAMAQCYDAIPCWIMPTWRVAEQLPGEVGSFDLVIMDEASQSDIREVPALLRGKKILVVGDDKQVSPTAAFIENAKIDRLEHGFLKGQPFKTLLLPGASLYDLAKVMFPDKLVMLKEHFRCVEPIIRFSMQFYPEPLVPLRVPTAHERLNPPLVDIYVPDGRRQGDKQNPREAEIIVSEIRKIVDDPSLARIEAQDRWRTIGVVSLIGAKQAALINRMLLDELGEDVMMRHRIACGDSATFQGNERDVVFLSMIADPNSKQAQTAAQFEQRFNVALSRARDRLVLVRSVREQELKPDDLKARVIRHFRDPMSGAATPTGDLEALCESDFEREVLRRLLERGYRVTPQVGAMGYRIDLVVEGANGRRLAVECDGDQYHGPERWADDMRRQRILERVGWRFWRCWASSFTLDPNGCMDDLFLTLERNGIEPGDGAANGGVFTAHITAPEAHAKGDTFKSSEPEQRTQPPTQKYNEIDGKSAEGFTGFSNGIRVGDRVVIRYLDDNKTATFMLSPTRDDLTNGFLAVNSPLGKELVGLTEEDETEFEVNGRMRRVLIVRTERTVATH from the coding sequence ATGATGTCTGCACCTGATACCGTCGCACCTGCCGCTGAGCGCCTTCACAATCTTCTGGGATACGTCGAGCAAGTGGTCCGGCTGGATGAGCGGCCAGCCCTGCGGCTGTCCGAGCATCGGCTTCCAACCGGACAGACCTTTGTGCTGCACCAGCACGAACTGCATGCCATGCCTGGGGTTCGTCACGATCTGGTGGACGAGGATGGCCCGGTGTGGCTTGCCGTGGAGCGGCTCCGGCGCAGTGATCCTCCCGCACCGCCAGAACAAGCCGCAGACTGGCTGGAGATCTCCCCCGATCCAGAGCGGGAGCCGAAACTCCGGGATTACATGCTTCGGACGGTAACGGAGACGGAACGGGACGACCTTCTGGCCTCCGGAGCCGTGCGCCCGGAGGATGTGGCGGAAGCCATCAAGAAGGACGAGACCATCCCCCGCTGGGATGTGCGCCTGCGCCTGGAGGATCGTCCTGACGTCAGGACCGCCGCCGAGACGTGGATCACCGAACAATGGCTGCCCTGGTCGGTGGCGGAACGTCCGGTTCGCCGATCGCTGGCGCTTTATCAAAAGCTCTTCGAGGTCACCCAGCTCGCCGAGCTCGGAGGCGGGGACAAATCCTTCGAGCTCGTTTGGGGCATGGGGCTCTCCCGCTGGCTCAGGGATGGCAATGAGGTCGACCTGCCTCTGGTCGAGCGTCTCGTGGAAATCGAGATTGACGATCTTGCCGGCGGTGAGATCAAGGTCCGCCCCCGCGCGGCAACAGCCAGCGTTAACATGCGTCCGTTTGAGGAACTCGGTGTCGAAGGGGCTTCCCTGGCCTTAGACGCGTCGCGCCGGGCGATCGCAGCGGTGGATGCGGATGAAGGTGTCTCACCTTACCGACGCGACGGGTTCGAGCCAGTCCTTCGCGCCTGTCAGGCCCGTCTGGATGCCGAAGGCGTGTATTTGCCCGATCGCCAGGCACTGGCACCCGACCAGCCGATGCCTGCGGCCAACGAACACCTCACCGTCTCAGATCGTTGGGTTCTGTTTGCCCGCAGACGGTCTGACAGCTTCATCCTGGCCGACCTCGAGAACCTGAAGAAGTCGGTGGAGAAGGCAGCCGAGGAAGGCTCTTTGCCAGGTCCGGCTCAGACCCTCGTGATGGGGCCTTCCACAGCACAGCCGAATGATATCTGGGCTCCATTGGGAAATCGCGTCGGCGAGACCGTTGGCGGCACAGCCGAGGCCGCACCTCAGACTGAAGCCACGGACCTCTTCTTTCCCAAGCCCTTCAACGATGACCAGATCGAGATCGTCCGGCGTCTGGAAGGCACCGATGGCATCGTTGTCCAGGGACCACCCGGCACGGGCAAGACGCACACGATCTCCAACATCATCTGCCACTACATGGCCACAGGCCGGCGGGTCCTGGTCGTGTCGCATGGCGAGCCCGCCCTTGCGGTCCTGCGGAGCCAGCTACCTGAGGGTGTTCGGGATCTTGCAATCAGCATCACGGCGACAGAGCGTGAAGGGTTCAAACAGCTTGAGACAGCCGTGCGCCTCCTGCAGTCGGTGGTCGAGAGCATCAGGCCCAGCGAGCAGTCGCGTCTGATCCGGGACCTGGAAGCCTCTGTTGTTGGCCTCCGGACCCGACTTGAGGAGGTCGACAAGGAAATCGAGCGGTTCGCGCTGTTGCAGCTCGCCCCAACCGCGGCTGACGAGCGGCCGGCGGAGCTTGCAAAACGGATTGTCTCCTCGGCAGAGCAATACAGGTGGTTCGAGGATCGCCCGGAGCAGTCCGCGCAGGATGCTGGTCTGTCGGACGATGAGATCTCCGCCCTCCGAGCGGCACGTGTGGCCCTCGGCTCCCGGCTCGAGCATCTGGATGCGGTGCTCCCGTCGGTTGAGGATCTGCCCGACGGAGAGGTCATTGCCCGGCTGCATGAGGACCTCGTCCGGTCCGAGCGCTTCGCGGAGGCGGCCGCACGGGATGGCTCGCTGACGATCCGCATTGGTTCGGCTGGTGCCACCGGGCAGGCGCTGCGAGGAGCCGAAGCCCTTGAGACCCTCCAGCGTGTTCAGACGCTCGCCAAGGCCAATCCCTGGCTTGAGCCGGTGGCTCAGCATGCGATTGCTGGTGAGCGAGGAGCCGGCGCGCTGGAACTGCTCCTGCAATTTGCGGAAGACGCGAAGCCGATTGTCGAGGAGCGGAAGCGCTACCTCGCCCAGCCGGTGGAACTGCCCGATACCTTCGAGCTCGCGGCCGTTGAGGCGACCACGTTGATCGGCCGCCTCGCCAACGGCGAGGAGGTGTTTGGCTTCTTTGCGTTTCGCGAGAAGGCACTCCGGCCGGTTGTGCAGGCCATCAAGGTGCAAGGGCGCACACCAGCGGCTCGGGAGGACTGGGATCACATTCGCCAATACCTCATCTGGCGGGAGCAAGTCACTTCATTGAGCGTACGGTGGCGGGCGCTGGCCGAGGAGATTGGCGCTCCGTCTGCAGGATCGGCGCGGGAGATCGAGCAACTCGTCGGCCTCCTGAATGCCATCCTCGTGGAGGGGGCCGGCGCTATGCGTGCGCTCGAGGAGGTATTCAGCCAAGTCGTACCTGGGGCGAGCTCGCCTCGGGAGCTCTGGCACGATCCTGCTCGGATGGAACATGCCGAGGCAGCGCTTCGGAATGCGGCGGCCTCCGCACGGCTCGCTGCCGCGCGCGTTGAAGTGTCCCGTCTTGAGGGGCTCTTCTCGGACGCATCAGGCAAGATCGGGAAACTGGCTCGTGACCTGCTGGGCGAGGCGATTGGCCGATCCGATATCGAGACGCAGAACGTCGCCCGCCTTTGGGGTGTTTTAAGGCGCCAGATCGATGACCTGAATCAGCACAAGAACCATCTGGCGCTTGTCCGTACCGTCACAGGCCGGATCCGCGAAGCAGGGGCTCCTCTTTGGAGCCGGCGTCTGGCCACAGAACCAGTCGAAGGCGAAACGGATACCTTGATCCCCGTCGACTGGCGTGAGGCATGGGATTGGGCCGCAGCCTCGGCTTATCTGGCGCGGATCGACGACCGGTACCGGCTGCGTAGCCTGGCCGAGGAACGGGTCCGCCTTGATGCTGAAATCAGAAAGACCTTCGAGCGGGTGGTGCGCGAGCGAACCTTCTATGAGCTTGGTCGGTCCATGTCTGGGCCTGTGCGGTCTGCCCTGATGATGTTCGCCACAGCCCTGCGCAAGACTGGCAAGGGCACCGGCAAAGGGGCTGTCCGGCACCGCCGCGACGCCCGCAGCGCCATGGCCCAGTGTTACGACGCCATTCCGTGCTGGATCATGCCGACATGGCGCGTCGCCGAGCAGTTACCGGGTGAGGTCGGCTCGTTCGACCTCGTCATTATGGACGAAGCCTCACAATCGGACATCCGTGAGGTCCCAGCGCTCCTTCGTGGCAAGAAGATCCTCGTGGTCGGTGACGACAAGCAGGTGAGCCCGACGGCTGCCTTCATCGAGAATGCGAAGATCGACCGCCTGGAGCACGGCTTCCTCAAAGGGCAGCCGTTCAAGACGCTTCTCCTTCCAGGAGCCTCGCTCTACGACCTCGCCAAGGTCATGTTCCCGGACAAGCTGGTCATGCTCAAGGAGCACTTCCGGTGCGTCGAGCCGATCATCCGGTTCTCTATGCAGTTCTACCCTGAACCCTTAGTGCCGCTGCGCGTGCCAACGGCGCATGAGCGGCTCAACCCGCCGCTCGTCGACATCTATGTGCCGGACGGGCGCCGCCAAGGGGATAAGCAGAACCCGCGGGAGGCGGAGATCATCGTCAGCGAGATCCGCAAGATCGTCGATGATCCCAGCCTTGCCCGCATCGAGGCACAGGACCGCTGGCGCACGATCGGCGTGGTATCGCTGATCGGAGCAAAGCAGGCTGCCCTCATTAACCGCATGCTTCTCGATGAGCTTGGGGAAGATGTGATGATGCGTCACCGCATAGCCTGCGGTGACAGCGCCACCTTCCAGGGCAATGAGCGCGACGTCGTCTTCCTGTCCATGATTGCTGATCCCAACAGCAAGCAGGCGCAAACGGCCGCCCAGTTTGAGCAGCGCTTCAACGTGGCGCTCTCCCGTGCCCGCGACCGTCTTGTGCTCGTTCGTTCGGTTCGTGAGCAGGAGCTAAAGCCCGATGACCTGAAGGCGCGTGTGATCCGCCATTTCCGTGACCCGATGTCCGGCGCGGCTACGCCGACGGGTGACCTTGAGGCATTGTGCGAGTCGGATTTCGAGCGCGAGGTGCTGCGCCGCCTTCTGGAGCGGGGATACCGGGTCACTCCCCAAGTCGGAGCTATGGGATACCGCATCGACCTTGTTGTCGAAGGAGCAAACGGACGGCGCTTGGCCGTCGAGTGTGATGGGGATCAGTATCATGGTCCGGAGCGCTGGGCGGACGATATGCGCCGTCAGCGCATTCTGGAGCGGGTTGGCTGGCGCTTCTGGCGCTGCTGGGCGTCGAGTTTCACACTCGATCCCAATGGATGCATGGACGATCTGTTCTTAACCTTGGAACGCAATGGAATTGAGCCAGGCGACGGTGCTGCCAATGGTGGTGTTTTTACAGCTCACATCACGGCGCCGGAGGCACATGCGAAAGGTGATACGTTCAAGTCAAGCGAGCCCGAGCAGAGAACCCAGCCTCCCACTCAGAAGTACAATGAGATAGACGGCAAAAGCGCTGAAGGGTTCACTGGCTTCTCCAATGGGATCCGCGTTGGTGATCGAGTTGTGATCAGATACCTTGATGACAACAAGACAGCGACATTCATGTTGAGCCCCACCCGTGACGATCTCACGAATGGCTTTCTGGCTGTAAACTCTCCGCTAGGGAAAGAGTTGGTCGGCCTGACTGAGGAGGACGAGACCGAATTCGAAGTGAACGGCCGTATGAGGCGTGTGCTCATTGTGCGAACCGAGAGGACGGTCGCAACTCACTAA
- a CDS encoding transposase yields MMGERLVMQESLFYTFRLEDHVPPDHLLRSIDCFVDCSELRQHLDGFYSTTGRPSVDPELMIRMLLIGYCLGIRSERRLCEEVHLNLAYRWFCRLGLEGKVPDHSTFSMNRHGRFRDSDLFRHLFEAVVQRCLDEGLVGGEGFAVDASLIHADANKQRSLAGSDWRAQDHPQAAPRAVQEYLATLDEAAWGAATDVEPKFVSPSDPAAQWTGAMRGPAFFAYADNYLIDLKAAVIVDVEASRAVRQAEVGAARTMLERAAERFGLKPERLAGDSACGSAEMLHWLVDEQKIDPHIPVIDKSERQDGTFSRSDFTYDLETDTYICPEGKILTTSGRILNEGTNRLFLGSTFDCSPCRLKERCCPNTPARRITRSIYEHAREVARSLRGTPAFERSRQGRKRIEMLFAHLKRILKMGRLRLRGPCGAQDEFLLAATAQNLRKLAQRILPTGPQMTQGA; encoded by the coding sequence ATGATGGGCGAGCGTCTGGTGATGCAGGAGAGCCTGTTCTACACGTTCCGGCTCGAGGATCATGTCCCGCCCGATCACCTGCTGCGTTCCATCGACTGTTTCGTCGACTGCTCTGAACTTCGCCAGCATCTGGACGGCTTCTACAGCACCACCGGACGGCCCTCCGTTGATCCCGAGCTGATGATCCGCATGCTGCTGATCGGCTATTGCCTCGGTATCCGCTCCGAGCGACGTCTGTGCGAGGAGGTGCACCTGAACCTGGCGTATCGCTGGTTCTGCCGCCTGGGGCTGGAGGGTAAGGTGCCCGACCACTCCACCTTCTCCATGAACCGGCACGGGCGCTTTCGCGACAGCGATCTCTTCCGCCATCTATTCGAAGCGGTGGTGCAGCGCTGCCTGGACGAGGGACTGGTGGGTGGCGAAGGCTTTGCGGTCGATGCCAGCCTGATCCACGCCGATGCGAACAAGCAGCGCTCGCTGGCCGGATCCGACTGGAGGGCTCAGGACCACCCGCAGGCTGCCCCGCGAGCGGTGCAGGAGTATCTCGCCACCCTGGACGAGGCCGCCTGGGGTGCAGCGACAGACGTTGAGCCGAAGTTCGTCTCACCCTCCGACCCGGCGGCTCAATGGACCGGTGCGATGCGCGGCCCGGCGTTCTTTGCTTATGCAGACAATTACCTCATCGACCTCAAGGCCGCCGTGATCGTGGATGTCGAAGCCTCCCGGGCCGTACGCCAGGCCGAAGTGGGGGCTGCCCGCACCATGCTGGAGCGCGCGGCCGAGCGCTTTGGCCTCAAACCCGAGCGGCTGGCCGGCGACAGTGCCTGTGGCTCGGCCGAGATGCTGCATTGGCTGGTGGACGAACAGAAGATCGACCCGCATATCCCCGTCATCGACAAATCCGAGCGCCAGGACGGCACCTTCTCGCGATCAGACTTCACGTATGATCTTGAGACGGACACCTACATCTGTCCTGAGGGCAAGATCCTGACCACCAGCGGCCGGATTCTGAATGAGGGCACGAACAGGCTTTTTCTGGGCAGCACCTTCGACTGTAGTCCGTGTCGGCTGAAGGAGCGCTGCTGCCCGAACACGCCAGCCCGCAGGATCACGCGCAGTATCTATGAGCATGCCCGGGAGGTCGCGCGCTCATTGAGAGGCACGCCGGCCTTCGAGCGGTCGCGGCAGGGTCGCAAACGCATCGAGATGCTGTTTGCCCATCTCAAGCGGATCCTGAAGATGGGACGTCTGCGGCTGCGTGGTCCGTGCGGGGCTCAGGATGAGTTCCTGCTGGCAGCAACCGCCCAGAATCTGAGAAAGCTCGCCCAGCGGATCCTGCCAACAGGGCCTCAGATGACCCAAGGAGCCTGA
- a CDS encoding IS630 family transposase translates to MTQSYSLDLRVRVVAFVEAGHSCRAAARHFGVSDSFAIKLLQRQKTSGSPTPARQGRPPGRRRLSPYETFLIQAVEAKPDITMPELAARLLEEHGIVAAPATLSRLLCRHGFTYKKAQMAAECARADVREERRVWHTQRQPRMRQQPYRLVFLDETYVNTKMTRLRGRSCRGQRLRAAAPFGHWKTHTFLAALRCHELSAPWIIDGPITRSAFDIYIETQLAPTLVKGDVVILDNLAVHKSARAAECLKQRGAWFLFLPAYSPDLNPIEQAFAKIKAHLHKAEARTVDALWRAVGNICNLFEPQECWNYLKAAGYASV, encoded by the coding sequence ATGACCCAGAGCTACTCTCTCGATCTACGCGTGCGCGTGGTGGCGTTTGTGGAAGCGGGTCACTCTTGCCGGGCCGCGGCGCGCCACTTTGGGGTCAGCGACAGCTTCGCCATCAAGCTGCTTCAGCGCCAGAAGACGTCCGGATCGCCCACTCCGGCGCGACAGGGCCGTCCACCCGGACGCCGGAGGCTTTCGCCCTACGAGACGTTTCTGATCCAAGCCGTCGAGGCCAAGCCGGACATCACCATGCCCGAACTCGCGGCTCGGCTGCTGGAGGAGCATGGGATCGTCGCCGCCCCGGCCACTCTCTCGCGGCTGCTGTGCCGGCACGGCTTCACCTATAAAAAAGCCCAGATGGCCGCGGAATGCGCACGCGCCGACGTGCGTGAGGAGCGCCGGGTCTGGCACACGCAGCGTCAGCCGCGGATGCGCCAGCAGCCATATCGGTTGGTGTTCTTGGATGAGACCTACGTCAATACCAAGATGACGCGCCTGCGCGGCCGGAGCTGCAGAGGTCAGCGCTTGCGCGCTGCAGCCCCCTTTGGCCACTGGAAGACCCACACCTTTCTGGCCGCGCTGCGCTGTCATGAGCTGAGTGCGCCGTGGATCATCGATGGCCCGATCACGCGCTCGGCGTTTGACATCTATATTGAGACGCAACTGGCGCCCACGCTGGTGAAGGGTGATGTGGTGATCCTCGACAACCTTGCGGTCCACAAGAGTGCGAGGGCGGCGGAATGTCTGAAGCAACGAGGTGCCTGGTTCCTGTTCCTGCCTGCATATTCGCCCGATTTGAACCCAATTGAGCAGGCTTTCGCAAAGATCAAAGCACACCTGCACAAAGCCGAAGCCCGAACCGTTGACGCGCTCTGGCGAGCTGTCGGCAACATCTGCAATCTGTTCGAGCCGCAGGAATGCTGGAACTATCTCAAGGCCGCCGGATATGCGTCCGTGTAA
- a CDS encoding HNH endonuclease gives MHRGDALRAQRHTCFYCYCPLTVRVATADHRIAQAKGGKHSRDNLAAACADCNGLKGAMSEVEFKRLIKVPPAGVSLPLLLAWSRRRTWLATHRATRRLSRLFGLRYDGPSIGRN, from the coding sequence ATGCATCGTGGCGACGCTCTAAGGGCTCAAAGGCACACCTGCTTCTACTGCTATTGCCCGCTCACAGTCCGCGTGGCGACAGCCGATCATCGGATCGCGCAGGCGAAGGGCGGAAAGCACAGCCGAGACAACCTGGCGGCCGCGTGCGCAGACTGCAATGGCCTGAAAGGCGCCATGAGTGAGGTAGAATTCAAGCGATTAATCAAGGTTCCGCCGGCGGGCGTCTCTCTGCCGCTCTTACTCGCTTGGTCACGGCGGAGAACTTGGCTTGCCACCCATCGAGCCACTAGGCGGCTGTCGCGCCTATTTGGACTACGCTATGACGGCCCCTCGATCGGACGGAATTAA